From the genome of Cytophagales bacterium WSM2-2:
CGCAACTCGCTCTTCATTATTTAGCAGTGGAATATTGATTGCCTCACGGATATGCCCCTGTTGAAATTCCAATGGCGAACGGACATCTACTATTGGCAGACTGTCGCGAAGTGTCAGAAACTCCTGAAGGGAAATCACGAGGCAAAGTAATGCAATATCCGGTTACTGAACTGAGCGTGGATGGCTATTTTGGTTTCGCTGCTTTCTGCCGTACTGCCTCGTAGATCGCAATGCCTGCAGCTACTGAAACATTAAGCGAACTGATTTGACCTTGCATCGGGATTTTCGCCAGGTAATCGGCATCTTTCAACATTTGAGGAGAGATACCGTCTTCTTCCGATCCCATGATTATTGCCAGGGGAGAATTCAGTTCGGCTTCATACAATGACTTCTCAGCTTTCTCCGTGCATGCCACAATTTGGACACCATTATCTTTTAAGAACAGGAACGTCTTGTGCATGTCTTTTTCGCGGCAAACAGGTAAGTGATTCAAAGCTCCTGCGCTCGTCTTCATCGCGTCAGCAGAGATTGGGGCATTGCCTTTGTCTCCAATGATGATAGCATCGAGGCCGGCACATTCCACTGTTCGTGCAATCGCTCCAAAGTTGCGCACATCCGTGATGCGATCCAGGATCAAAAAGAATGGTTCACGTCCTTCGTTATAACATTTATCGATAATGCTTTCGAGAGATGCATACTGCACCACCGCCAACTGGCAAACGACTCCCTGATGGTTTTTTCCACCAAGGGTATTTAGTTTCTGCTGGGGAACAAATGTAAAAGGCACCTTGCGGGACTGGGCGGTGTTAATTAGTTCGCGGATCAATTCGTTATTGAGTCCTGCCTGGATAAATATTTTTTCGATCTCACGACCCGCTTTGATCGCTTCCATGACTGCACGTGTACCAAAAATGGTGTCTTTGTTGTTCATTATTATTTTTAAAATCAGAATCTGCCTTTGCGCCAGAGGTCAACTACACCAAACCAGGTGTCCATGAATTTTTTGTCGCGAAGCAAAATGTAGTTTTCGGGATCGTACACACTCCCGCTTTTTACGAAAGTAAATTTTGCGTTATAGTTTTTATACGTCCAGATTTCGTTGCCTGTGTTTTTGCTCACGTCATCCGGTAGCCCGAAAATAAGGTAGATCATCCCACGGTCGGTTTTCCATCCTTCTTTGTAAGAGGAAAAGTAAATATTGGCCAATTCAATGTTGTGGAAAAAATTCTTCATGAAAATTTTTGCCCGTTCTTTATCTCCCGTGATATTGAGAATCACTTTATCGAACTTCGCTTTCTCGCCTTTGGAATTGGACAGTTCCGCAAATTCATCTGGTGTTGTAATTAAAATAAGGGGAGGAATGAGTTCATCAATTTTGGTGAATTTCGGAAAGTTCTCTCTTACCGCCCGATAGGAAAATCCGCGAGCTACTGCCGTATCCTGTTGAAAAAGATAAAGCCCTTCCTTCTTTGGTAAGAACTTACCTCCGCTTTCGATATGAAAAAGAGAGTCATGAAAAACGAATCTTTCAGTCCTTCCTTCTTTCTCGGCAAATGGGGGAAGTGCCGGGGGAAAAACAGTATTATAGTAAGAGACAGTCAAGGGTTTGCCATCGGCACTCCGGGCAATGTATTCGCGGTTTTTACTCAAATGATTTTCAGTAATAACTCCACCGTCTGTTTCGATCCACCCATCGATCGGATAGATCGCTTCAATCTGTTTGAAATAAGTCCATTTTTTGGAATTCGAATTGGTGACATGAGCCAACAGCAACCAGGGCTTATCGGGGATGTCAAAAGCCAGTACGCCACGCCTTGTTTTGTCAGTTGTTGCAAGTACGGCATCATCTTCTGTGACGGCTGAACCGGTCGTTTCAACGTACGAAGAGCGTTTCTCCCAGGTGATCGTATACTTTTCAGGATTCCCCTGGCGCACGATGAGCGTATAGCGGACTAGTATCTTGTCAGCCGATCGAATTGGTCGTAGCTGTAGCTCTACTTCATTTGTAGGGTCATACCAGTAGCGAAAATTGTTAGCTGCAACAGATTGAGCTGCTACCAGATGAGATAAAAAATAGAATGCTGAAAAAATGACTAGGCGCTTCATACTCAGGCTTGAAATGGTTTTACAACATGTTTCAAAGGAATTAACCATTAGACTGTCTTTCGTTTCAAACGTTAAATCTAACGAATTGAGTTATTTTTGCGCCACAAAATTTTTGACATGGCAGTTTTTACCACCGAGATTACGTCAGAGACCATCACTTCCGATAACCCGATCCATCAGCGACTATTAAAGGCGTATGTTGTGGCTGCCGACCTTGTGAAAGGAAATTTGCTGGAGGTGGGTTGTGGTGAGGGTCGTGGTATCGATTGGCTTATGCCGAAGGTGGACAAGTATTCTGCTATAGACAAAATTGTTGCTGTCGTTGAAAAATTGAAGGCTAAACATCCACAGGGAAACATTATTAGTGGCAATATTCCACCGCTCCCTTACCCCGACAATACATTTGATTGCGTGGCCAGCTTCCAGGTGATTGAACACATCAAAGACGATCATTCTTATTTGAAGGAAATCAGCCGGGTTTTAAAACCGAACGGACTGGCATTGATCACTACACCCAACAGACCTTTGTCGCTGTCGCGTAATCCCTGGCACGAAAGAGAGTATACAGGCGAAGAGCTTACCGCGCTGGCAAAAAAATATTTTAGTGTCGTGGAGATGAAGGGCATCATTGGCAATGAAAAGGTGATGCAGTACCACGAGAGAAATCGTCAGTCAGTGAATCGAATTATGAAATGGGATCTACTCGATTTGCAACACAAGCTTCCGGCCGCTGTCCTTCGCATTCCTTATGAAATGCTCAACCGACTCAATCGGAACAAGCTCAAAGCTGCCGCTGATGATTTAGTGGCAAGCATACGTCATGAAGATTATCTCGTCACTGACAATGCCTCAAATGCACTGGATTTATTTCTGATAGCCAGAAAATAAAACTGCGGATTCTCATCCGCAGTTTTGCAATTTTTTCAATAATCACTTCGGTCTCCGTCTTCACTC
Proteins encoded in this window:
- a CDS encoding 23S rRNA (guanosine(2251)-2'-O)-methyltransferase RlmB; translation: MNNKDTIFGTRAVMEAIKAGREIEKIFIQAGLNNELIRELINTAQSRKVPFTFVPQQKLNTLGGKNHQGVVCQLAVVQYASLESIIDKCYNEGREPFFLILDRITDVRNFGAIARTVECAGLDAIIIGDKGNAPISADAMKTSAGALNHLPVCREKDMHKTFLFLKDNGVQIVACTEKAEKSLYEAELNSPLAIIMGSEEDGISPQMLKDADYLAKIPMQGQISSLNVSVAAGIAIYEAVRQKAAKPK